DNA from Lactobacillus sp. ESL0791:
TTATTGTAGTAACTTAGGTAAAATGTACTTATGGAGAGTTTTATGAAAAGTTTTTTTATTAGTTTTGAAGGTCCCGACGGTGCTGGTAAAAGTACGGTTGTTGCCCAAGTGGTGCGTGAACTTGCACCTAGACTTAAGACACAATATCTAGTGACACGTGAACCGGGCGGCTCGGAAATTGCCGAAAAAATTAGGCAGATGATTTTAGATCCTGCAAATAGTAAAATGGCGGCTAAAACCGAGGCACTGCTTTATGCCGCTTCGCGCAGCCAGCACATGGCGGAAGTTATTCTGCCAGCACTTGCGGCAGGAAAAATGGTTTTTTCTGACCGCTTTGTTGACAGCTCACTTGCTTATCAGGGCGTGGGGCGTGATTTAGGCATTGCGCAAGTTAAACAGATCAATGATTTTGCTACCAGCGGGGTTGAACCTGATTTAACGCTATTCCTGGATGTTAAGCCGGAAGTTGGCTTGGCGCGGATCAATCGCCTGCGTCCCCATGCTGAAGATCGTTTGGAACAGGAAAAATTGACTTTTCATAAGAAAGTTTATCAGGGTTATCAAGAAATCTGCCAGGCCAATCCTCAGCGCATCAAGATTGTTGATGCAAGTCGAAATTTTACGCAGGTTGTTGCTGATTGTATTAAAATTATTGAAAATAGTTTACCAATAGATTTTATAAAGGACTGATTTTAATGAAGTTAGTAATCGCAATTGTTCAAAAAGAAGACGCAAAGAAACTGCAGCGTGCGTTTATTGAAAATAATATCCGGGAAACCAGACTGGCAACTACCGGTGGCTTTTTAAGTCAAGGCAACACGACTTTCCTGATCGGGATTGATGACGAGCATGTCAAGACGGTGCTGCGGATTATTAAGCAGGAATCAAAGGCGCGCGAGGAGTATATGAATCCCAACATGGTGCCGACAGGCTTTGATATGAATAGTCAGCCGGTGAAAATTACGGTCGGCGGCGCAACCTGTTTTGTTGTGCCCATTGATGAATTTAAGCGTTTTTGATGAAGATTGATATTAAACAGGTTGGCCCGGAAACGCAAAGCTTGCGTGCGGCTCATGACAAAGGGCAGCTGGCCCACAGTTATCTTTTTGTTACTGGTGACCGGCAGCAAGGCATTAATACAGCTTACTGGCTGGCCTGCCTAGATAATTGTACTGGCAAGCAAAAGCCGGATGGTCAGTGCCAAAATTGCCGGCAGATTATTTCCGGCAACCATCCGGATATTTTGCTGGTGGAACCGGAAGGTAAGCAAAGTTTGGGGATTGACCAGGTGCGACCGTTGAAAGAGGAGCTGGCGAAGAGCCCGGTGCAGAGCAGTCGCCGTTTTTTCATTATTGATCAGGCAGAAAAGCTGACCCTGCCGGCGGCTAATGCTCTGCTTAATTTACTTGAAGAACCGGTTGCACCCGTTGTTACTATCTTGATAACCAACAACCGTGACCAGATCTTGCCAACTGTGCGCTCGCGTACGCAGACAGTTGTTTTTCCTGCGGGTAATCAGGCCGATGGCAGAAGTGATTTTTTACTCAAGAACGGTTTTTCACCGGAAGATATTTCTGGACTGGATGATCCGGCTAAGCTTGATCAAACAAGTAGATATTTTTATCAGGAATGCCTAGAAAAAAATCCTTTGTCTCTTGTTAGTGCCCATCAATTAGCCGCTGCAGCTAGCAGCAAGCTTGATCAGGATTATGTTTTGCTTCAGCTTAAGCAATTGGCGCAAAAAGATTTACCTGAACATCCGCAAGTGAGTGCGAGAATGTTAAAATATTTAGTAGATGTTGATCGAATGCGTTATAGCAATGTAAGTTTTCGTAATCTGCTCGATTATCTTGCCTTGCAGTGGAAACGGTAGGTGAAAATGGTGGATCCTTATTCAAAATTGCAACAGCTTCACGACACGATGGCCAATATGACTAAGACAATTGCCAGTCTTGAGAATAATATTTTGGACACGCTTAAGGAAAACACAGAATTGAAAGTGGAAAATGAATTATTGCGTGAGAAACTGGACAAGTTGACTAGTAATAATAATGAACCGGCTGTCAAGACGAGAAGCGGGCTTGAATCATTAAGGCAGATTTACAAGTCCGGCTATCATATTTGCAACATGTATTATGGTTCACACCGTGATCCCGATTCTGATTGCATGTTTTGCCTTGATATCTTAGATAATTTTGGCGAAAAAAAGAAAAAACAGTAGGGGATGAAGAGCATGCAGCGGCAAAGTTCTTATGCAAAAGATGAAGGCAAGCTTTACCTTGTACCGACGCCGATCGGTAACCTGGAAGATATTACGATCCGGGCCAAGAAGGTTCTGCAGCAGGCAGATTATATTGCGGCCGAGGATACACGAACTAGTGGTATTTTGCTGGAAAAAATTGGCGTGCATAACCGCATGTTGTCCTTTCATAAATATAATTCAAAAGAGAGAGCTCCGGAACTGATCAAACTAATGCAGGACGGGGCAGTAATTGCGGAAATCAGTGATGCGGGGATGCCCGTGATTTCTGATCCCGGTTATATTCTGGTGCAGGAATGCATCAAGCATGATATTCCAGTCGTACCTTTGCCAGGACCGTCGGCGTTTGCGACCGCATTAATTGCTTCCGGCTTTGATGCTCAGCCCTTTACTTATTATGGTTTTTTGCCGCGGAAGAAAACGGAGCAGGTACCTTATTTTGCGGAAATGAATAAGGCGCATGCGACCTCAATTTTTTATGAGGCACCCCACCGCTTAAGCAAAACCCTGCAAAACTTGGCGAGTGTTTTGCCAGCAGACCGGCCAATTGTTGCTGCGCGCGAATTAACCAAGATACATGAGGAGTTTGTCCGTGGGACGGTCCAAGAAGTTGCCGAATATTTTGCAGAAAATGCGCCACGTGGCGAATTTGTTATCTTGGTTTCACCGAGTACGGAAGAACCCGAGCAATTGTCTTGGAAAGAATTGATCAAATTAGTTGATGCCCAAGTTGCAGCTGGCAGCAGCAAAAAGGACGCGGTGAAGAATGTGGCTAAAGAACATCGTGTTTCTAAAAATGAACTTTATGACAAGTACCACGAGCAATAGAAAATAGCCAAAGGAAGGTAAAAATGCAATACAGTGAAAAGCACCAAGTAGAATATGATGAATGTGATGAAAATAAAAATCTCCGTCTTGCATCGCTGATCGATTTAATGATGCAAGTGTCTGAGCACCAGCTCTGGCATGGGGATGCCAGCACCAAGTCGCTGAATGAGCGGGGACTTGGTTGGGTGGTCACCCAATACCATTTTGAAATTAATCGTTTGCCACGCGTAACGGAAAAAGTTGTTTTGACGACCGAGGCTAAAGGATATAACCGCTTTTTTGAATATCGTGATTTTAGCATTGATGATCAGGCGGGCAATAAGCTGATTACCGTTAAGAGTGAGTGGGTTCTGTTTGACTTGAAAAAACGTAAAATGGTGGCGACAGACGAAAAAATGATGAACGAATTGCATATTCCGCTGCTGCCAAAGCTGCCACACTTCCCGCGCCTGCGCCAGCAAGCTGAATATGAGAAAAAAAGGCAGTACCGTGTGCGCTACGATGATTTAGATACCAACCATCATTTAACCAATAGTCATTATTTTAATTGGTTTTTGGACATGCTCGACCGTGAATTTTTGCGTCAGCATGTTGTTAGTAAAATTGAAATTAAATTTAACCAAGAAGTCCGTTATGGTCAGGAACCATATTCTTGCGTCACAGTGAAAGAAAATGATGCTGAGACAAAGTCTTACCATGCGATTGAAGATGATGAAGGCAAAGCACGGGCACTTTGTGAGCTTACCTGGCGTGAAATATGATGAACTATTAGGGCATGACCAAGAAGTCATGTTTTTTTATTGGAAGGGGACTTTGAATGATAAGCAAAAAATGGCTGAAGATTGACTTGCAGGGCCTTGTTTTGTTGGGGCTTGTTGTTGCAATTAAAGTAATCTTGGGTAAGATTGCTTTTGGCACCGCTACTGTGCGCTTGAGTTTGGGTTTTGTCGGTAGTGTCATGTTGGGCTACTTTTTTGGCCCCGTTTGGGGCAGTGTTGGTGGCGGTGTCAGCGATTTGGTTTCGTCTGCGCTATTTGGCAATAGCGGCGGCTTTTTTCTTGGCTTCACGCTGTCCGCGATGGTCGGCCCCCTTATTTATGGCCTCTTTTTCTTTGACCGGCAGGTAAAACTTTGGCGCGTAATTGCGGCAACACTGCTGGTGACAATAGTCGTAAACATTGGCTTGAACACATTGTGGGTGCATTTATTGTATGGAATGGAGTTTAAGGCGGCGCTGATTCAACGCCTGCCCAAAGAGACAATCACACCCTGGCTGCAAATCTTTGCCAGTTACTTTGTTTTGACGGCACTTTCTCGTGTTAAAATAAAAAAGTAGTTTGAATAAAAAGGAAAATAATTAAGAATGAAAATTTTGAGTGTTTCGACAGCTACTGATAATTTAAGTATTGCCCTGAATGAAAACGAAAAGGTGATCGTTGAAAAAAATGAGCAGGGAGGGCGCAATTATAATGAACACCTAGATCCAATTATTAATGAGATGCTAACCGCTAATAAATTGCAGCTTGCGGATATTGACCGCTATGCCGTAGCAATCGGCCCCGGCTCGTACACGGGCTTACGAATCGGCATCACAACGGTTAAAATGTTTGCCAGCATTTTAGAAAAAGAGGTTGCCGGTATTTCTACGCTGCAGGCCCTGGCGGTTAACCAAATTGGAACAAAGATGCTGACGGTTGCCGGAATTGACGCCAGAAATGATAATTATTTTGCGGGTGCTTATTGCAATGAGGACGGCCAACTGGTGAACGTGATTCCGGACGGGCACTACCATATTACGACGCTGCTTCAGGCTGTGAAGGAGTGGGCAATTAAAACTAATTGTGACAAGGTAATATTTCTCGGTTCCGGTTTTGCCAAGCAGGATGAACTGATTAAGCAACTGGGGCTAGCTTATGCCTATGGCAGCGATGAACAAAATCTAGTTCATGCGGGACGAATAGGAAAATTGGCTTTAGGGGCACCGTTGACTGAACCCGATGACCTGCTGCCAAAATATTTACGCCGGACCCAAGCAGAAATTGACTGGCACAATAAAACGGGCCAGCCATTTGTCTCTGATCGTAATTATGTTGAAGAAGTTTAATTTATTGCAGGGCTTGTTTCATCCAGAGAAAAAACAAGTACGGCCAACTTTTGCCCCGGTTGCGACGATTGTGCAGGGCCAGACCCTGCAAGTGATGCAGGCAGGCAGCGAAGATATCCCAGCACTGCTGGCGCTGGAGCAGAAGGTATATCATGGTCCTTTGCCGTGGGATGCATCTTCATTTAAAACGGAGTTACGCAAAAAAAACACGGTGTATTTGGTTGTTTACCATGCCGAGAATTTGGTAGCCTTTATTGGAATGCGGTTTGCCCCGGTTGAGTGCCACATCACTAATTTTGCGGTTGATCCGTCTTGGCAAAGTCATGGTTTGGGGACATACTTGCTGCAGTTAATGCTGAACTGGGCCAAGAATAACGATAGTAAATATGTGAGTTTAAACGTGCGGTCTGATAATTTGGGTGCGCAAAGGCTGTATCGGACATTTGGCTTCACAATTACCAACGTTCAGGAAAATTATTATCAGGATACGCATACTGCCGGCCTACGGATGGTTATGCGTTTAAAACCAGATTTGGCCGGGAAAGGGAAGAGAAGTTTTGAGTGAGAAAAAAGATATTCGGATTTTAGCTTATGAAAGTTCATGTGATGAAACTTCGACCGCGGTCGTTAAAAATGGTCGCGAAGTTGAGAGCCTAATTGTGGCAACGCAGATCAAGAGTCACCAGCGTTTCGGCGGTGTTGTGCCTGAAGTTGCCAGCCGCCACCATATTGAGGTAATCAGTCAGATAACTAAAGAAGCGCTGCGTGAGGCTGATGCCAGCTGGCAGGATATCGATGCGATTGCCGTCACTTACGGACCGGGGCTGGTTGGAGCGCTCTTGATTGGTGTCAGTGCCGCCAAGGCTGCGTCGATGGCTACTGGCTTGCCGCTGATTGGGGTTGACCACATTATGGGGCACATCATGGCTGCACAGCTAAAAGATGAAATTGTGTATCCCGCGCTCGCACTGCAGGCTTCTGGCGGTCATACGGAAATTGTTTTATTAAAAGATCCGCTGCACTTTGAGATTGTGGGCGATACCCGTGATGATGCTGCGGGTGAAGCGTATGATAAGATTGGCCGGGTTTTAGGGGTAAATTATCCCGCGGGTAAAACAATTGATGAATGGGCACATCAGGGTAAAGATACCTTTAATTTTCCCCGGGCAATGATGGAAGACGATGACTATGACTTTTCTTTTTCCGGTTTGAAGAGTGCGTTTATCAATACTTATCATCATGCAGAGCAGATTCATCAAGAATTGAATAAATATGATCTGGCTGCTAGTTTTCAGGCGGCCGTCATTGATGTTTTGGCCCATAAGACAATCAGAGCGATTAAGGAATATCAGCCTAAAACTTTTATTATGGGCGGCGGTGTTGCTGCTAACCTGGGTCTGCGTGAGCGGATGAATCAGGAATTGGCAGCTCTTCCTGCAGCGATTCGGCCCAAAGTGATCTTACCGGATTTAAAATTGTGTGGCGATAACGCGGCAATGATTGGGGCGGCCGCTTATAATTTGTATAATGCGGGTAAGTTCGCTGACTTGACCCTGAATGCAGATCCATCCTTGGAATTGCCGTATGCAAAAAGCATGTTGAAATAAAGTGATATTAAAAAAAGCCATGAAGTGGAATAAAGCTTCATGGCTTTTAATTTGTTGTGCAAATTTATCTTTACAAACTTGCTATTATGTAGCTAGTAAAATATGTTTAAGCATGATATATTTTTAGTAAGCAGGAAGTTACACTAATTATGTGTGGTGTTATTTGCTTAACACGTATTATACGTGTTAAAATATAAATATGGAGTTAGAAATGCCTTTTACTGGAAAAGATATGTTAAAACTGTTGCTAGAACATGGCTGGATTGAACGTAGGGTTGCTGGTTCACATCATCATTTGTATAAAGATGGTGTGAGAATTACTGTACCAGTTCATGGCAATCAGGATTTAGGCAATGGGCTTGAACGTAAAATCCTTAAAGAAGCCGGCCTTATAAAGAATAAATCTTAGGAAGGAATCAACATGACTGAGACGAAAAAAATGTTTTTAGTTTACCCTGCAATTTTTACTCCAGAAAAAAAGGGTGGCTATTTTATTGATTTTCCTGATGTTCAAGGAGCATTCACTGGAATTAATACAAATGATATTTCATATGGGATTGAAATGGCTGAAGAGGCGCTTGGATTAACTTTGGCGGACTATATTGAAAATAATGATGCCTTTAAAAAGCCGACCGCTATTAATGAGCTTAAAGTTCCTGCTGGCTCATTTGCAACTTTAATTAAAACTGATGTAGAAAAATACTTAACTAATAATGATCTTGTTAAAAAGACGTTGACTATTCCTAAATGGGCTGATCAAAAAGCTAAAAAGCAAAAGTTGAATTTTTCCGCTCTTTTGACTAAAGCAATTTTACATGCAAATTAAAGCTTAAAGAGTCATTTTATAAATAGACAGGAATTGCTGTAGATTTAGATTTATGTGAGCATTTGAAATAAGCAAAGACAGCCCAAGAAAATCTTGAGCTGTTTCCAGCGCGGGTAAATCCATAATAGATCGCTCTTTCCCTGTACTACTTGATTAGTTTGTTAAGGATAGCATGGAACAAACGCACAATGCAATTTGACTACTTGCAAGGTACCTGGAAGCAGTCGATTGCTTTTTTTGTTGCATTCAAAAAGCCTCTCAGTATTTGTTGAGAGGCTCATTTGATTAAAAGCTATTATTACTTAATCCTCTACATCTAAAAATTTTTCAAGCATAAGCTTAACTAGAAAACTTGAATATTCTATGCCATAACCATACGCAACAGCAACCAGCTTACTTACTGCAGTACCTAAATCTTTCGATTCTCCTACTTCTTTCTCTAGTCGTTTTTGAAATTTATCATTACGCTCTTTTGTGTCAAATTCATCAAGAAATTCTTCCATATATTTAGCATACTTTACTTCAAATTCTTCTTTGCCCATAATTCTATCCCTCACATTTTAAACTAATTTGCTGTTCTTTTTTAATCAGCTTTCCGATCACTTATAAGTTGTTCTAAATACGGATAAGCTATTATCTGAATTTTGCCTTTATCCATTTGCAATTCGCGAGCCCTCCATTCATTAGCACTATACTTTCCGTTTTTGAGAATTTTTGCAGGTTGCACACCATCAATTAAGTAATCTGTCTTTGTAGAAACCGAACCAGTAACACAACCGCCGTGAGCCTCAATTTCAGCCTTGATATCTTTATTAGGTTTATCAAAAATACCAGTTAAAACAAACGTTAATCCTTTAAGTTCAGAATCAGGTTCCTGGCAAATAGGAACTTTGTATTCTAGGTCATGATCACGTAATTTTTGGTAAATTACTAAATTTGTCTTGCAGTCTTCTAAACTAGTATGCGGCTTATTACCAAGACCAAAATATTCTTTTAGCGTGGCGAACTTCATATCTTTAAGTGCGACAGGAAAGTCATCACGTATTCTTCTAACCATGCGAAGAGTATCGATAGCTTTAATATGCTTTTGAGCAAAACCATTATTTACAACAAATGGAATATCAAATTGAATAATATTATGGCCAACTAAAGTTGCATCATCAACAAACTCATTAAATTTTGGCATTACTTCAGTAATTGGGTCCGCATTTGCAACATCAGCATCAGTTATTCCAGTAATTTTTGTAATGTAACTAGGGATACTTTTCTTAGGTTTAACATAGCTATTAAATTGATCAATTACTTGGTCATCTTTAACCTTTACCGCAGCCACGTGAATAATTTCATCGTTCTCATAACCAAGCTCTGTGGTTTCCAAATCAAATACTACGCAATCCTTTAATTTAGTATCCGATACATCTTCAATATCTACGCCATGCTTTGATAAAAATTGCTGATACTTAGGTATCTTGGGTGTTTTAGGGTTAAGCACACAATCCTTTAAAACGGCATCTGAAATAATTTTATCTGTTGAAGATTTAAGAGTCGAAATTTTCTCTTGGACATTTTCAGAAATTGCCGATTTTTTGTTATCTGTAATCTTAGTTTTTTCGGCTTCAGAATCTTTAACAATAAGATTAGGTTTTAAATCCTTTGTAATTTTTAAATTTGCTTTATCATTGTCAGTTGCATACTTTGAAGGCTTTCTTAGCGCCTTACTAATTGCATAAATGGTCCATTCAATAATTACGCCAATCGCCAAAATTACTAAGAACATGCCAATGGAAGTAGCCGCACCGAAAAATGCAATAAACCATCCAGCCACAAAAAGCATAAGTGAATAACTAATTCTTGCTGGCAGTTTCTTTACTAACTTAACCAAATCGACAATAAACAAAGCAATACTAGCAAACACAGTTAGCATGCCAAGTCCCATCACAAAATCTGACATTTCAACCTCCTAAAATACCAAATCATCGTTCTTCTTAAACAATGATTTAGTATCATCAAGCATCCAATCAGGAATGCCATATTGGTTCATAAATTCGCCAGGCTCAACACATATATCAATTTGGCGCATGGCATAATCATAAATTACACGCAGAGCATACATGTCTGCTCTGTGTTCTATAGTTCCTTTATAGAACACTTCAAAATGATTAGAAGATTTTTCCTCTAATCATTTTTGTTATTCAAATTTATCTAATGCATCAACGGCTTGCTCCCAAGCGGTGTTTGCCTTATCAAGTTTTTGGCTGATTTCTGTTAACTGTTCCTGCAGCGGTCCTAACTTATCAAAATTAGTGGCAATTTCTGGATTCGCCATTTTCTCTTCAATTGCTGCCTGCTGTTTTTCTAGATCGTCAATCTTGTCTTCGGCTTGACTGACATCTCGTTCCAATTTTCGTTTTTGCGAATCACGCTGCTTTTGTTCCTGGTACGATAATTTTTGTGAACCACTATCGCTCTTATCTTCATTTTGCATCAGTGCATTATTATCTTGCTCAGTGGCATCCTGCTTGGCCTTTTCGTCGAGGTAATATGAATAGTCGCCTTCGTATACTTTGGCCTGGCCGTCTTTGACCGCCACAATCTTGTTAGACAGCTGATTGATAAAGTAACGGTCATGGGAAACGAAGAGCAAGGTTCCGTCAAAGTCCTGCAGAGCATTTTCTAAAACTTCCTTTGCTTCAATGTCTAAGTGGTTGGTTGGCTCGTCCATTAACAAGAAGTTGTTGTGCTCAAGTGACAGAACGGTTAAAGTTAACCGCGCCTTTTGTCCACCCGATAGCTGGCCCACGGTCTTATCAATGTCTTTGGCCGTAAAAAGAAAACTGGCTAAAATCGACCGGACATCCTTTTCCGGCATCGTTTTATGGCGGTCCCAGACCGTGTCGATCACGGTTTTGCCCGGTTCAAGTGTCTGCAGTTCCTGATCATAATAGCCGATATCTAGCGCAGCACCGTACTTAATGCTGCCGCCTTTAGGTGTCAGCTGCTTCATGATTGTTTTGAGCAGAGTCGACTTGCCAATCCCATTTGGTCCGATCACGGCGACGCGGTCACCCTTGTTGACCTGCAGCGAGATGTCTTTGACCATCGTCTTTGTGGGATAACCAATTGTAAGGTCTTTTAAAATTAGGACTTCCTTGCCTGATGGCCGTTCACTTGCAAAGTGAATCCGTACCTTGCTCTTGTGTTTGGGCGGCTGAATCCGTTCGATTTTTTCGAGCTGTTTGCGCCGGCTTTGCGCCCGCTTAGTTGTGGTTGCACGCACTAGGTTTTTTTGGATGAATTCTTCATCTTTTTTGATTTTTTCCTGCTGCTTTTCGTAAGCTTCTTCTTGCTGACGGTCGCGCAATTTGCGTTCAGCGAGATAGGCGGAATAGTTGCCTTTAAAAGCAGTCAGTTTGCCAAATTGTAATTCGAAAATTTGGGTCGCAAGATGATCCAAGAAATACTGGTCATGTGAAACAACCAAAATGGCACCGGAATAGCCCTTAAGAAAGCTTTCCAGCCAATCTAGTGTATCCAAATCCAAATAATTGGTCGGCTCATCAAGCAGCAGCAGCGGCGGTTTTTGCAACAGCAATTTGACAAAAGCCAGTCGCGTTTTTTCACCGCCAGACAAACTGCCGATTAGTTTCGACCAGGTTTTTTCGGGGAAGTTAAACCCGTTCAAAATGCTCTTGATATCTGCCTGGTAAGTATAGCCGCCGTCTTGTTCAAAATTGAACTGCATTTGGTCATATTGTTTGAGCAAATCCTGATTTTCTGGCTGCTCGGCAATTTGTTCCTGCATCTGTTCAATCTTTTTGCCTGTATTAATCAGTGGTGCAAAGACTTCCAGCACCTCGTTCCAGATGGTTTTATCCTCGTCTAGCGCATTTTCCTGGGCAATATAGCCGACGTCAATGTTCTTGTTAACGGTAAAGTCGCCATGTGTTGCTTCTTCTTCACCCGTCATGATTTTGAGTAGGGTGGTTTTGCCGACACCGTTGGGTCCGACGAGACCGATGCGGGCATTAGAGTCAATCGAAAAGTTAACATTTTTAAATAAAGTGGTGGCACCGAATTGTTTTTCTAAATCGTGCCCTTGTGCAATTATCATATTTTTCACCTAAAAACTATTTTAGCATATTGGGTGCAGATATTACTTTGCTAATCTTGGAATAGATGCTAAATGTTTGGGGCTGGTAAGAATTGTGCTAATGTAAATATAAAAATCAAGGAAACAAGAGGACAAAAAGTAGTAGAATGAAAGCGGCTAATTAAAATGGACTGTAAATTATAAATAGAGGTGTTGGAAATGGAATTTCTGTTAGATACAGCTGATGATGCTGCGATTGCAAAATACAAAGAAATAATTCCCTTGGCTGGTGTGACTACCAATCCGTCAATTATGAAAAAAGAAGGCAAAGTTGACTTCTTCGAACGACTGAAAAAAATTAAGGAAATTATTGGCGCAAACCGTGCCTTGCATGTACAAGTAGTTGCTACAACCAGAGACGGCATTATTAAAGATGCACACAGAATAATTGCTGAACTGGGAAAAGAAACCTATGTTAAAATTCCTGTGACGCAAGAGGGCTTGGCAGCGATTAGGGTGCTGAAAAAAGAGGGCGTTAGAATAACTGCAACGGCGATTTACACCGAATTGCAGGGCTATTTAGCAATCTGTGCCGGTGCTGATTATCTTGCCCCGTATTATAACCGGATGCTGGAAAGTAATATCAATGCTAAGGAAGTTCTTTCTTACTTTGTCGAAGCCATTGCAAGAACAGGGAGTAAGACTCAAGTATTGGCTGCCAGTTTCCACACCGTTCAACAAATAAATGAGGCAATTGAAAGCGGAGCTCAGGCAGTGACAGTTGCTCCTGAGTTTATTGAAAAGGGACTGGAAAACCATTTGATTATGGATGCGGTTAGCGACTTTAGCTCAGACTGGTCCCAGATACATGGTGCTGGTTCGATTGTTGATTTATAAAAAGCGTAAATGATAAAAACTGTGTTGATACCAAAAAATCTTCCAATGATTTTAAAAAGTCAGTGGAAGATTTTTATTTATTATGCCGTTTTTTTTTGTCCAAGTTAACATTTTTGAATAAAATAGAGGCACCGAATTTTTTATAAATTGTGCCTTTGTGTAATTATCATATTT
Protein-coding regions in this window:
- the tsaB gene encoding tRNA (adenosine(37)-N6)-threonylcarbamoyltransferase complex dimerization subunit type 1 TsaB, coding for MKILSVSTATDNLSIALNENEKVIVEKNEQGGRNYNEHLDPIINEMLTANKLQLADIDRYAVAIGPGSYTGLRIGITTVKMFASILEKEVAGISTLQALAVNQIGTKMLTVAGIDARNDNYFAGAYCNEDGQLVNVIPDGHYHITTLLQAVKEWAIKTNCDKVIFLGSGFAKQDELIKQLGLAYAYGSDEQNLVHAGRIGKLALGAPLTEPDDLLPKYLRRTQAEIDWHNKTGQPFVSDRNYVEEV
- the yabA gene encoding DNA replication initiation control protein YabA is translated as MDPYSKLQQLHDTMANMTKTIASLENNILDTLKENTELKVENELLREKLDKLTSNNNEPAVKTRSGLESLRQIYKSGYHICNMYYGSHRDPDSDCMFCLDILDNFGEKKKKQ
- a CDS encoding DNA polymerase III subunit delta, giving the protein MKIDIKQVGPETQSLRAAHDKGQLAHSYLFVTGDRQQGINTAYWLACLDNCTGKQKPDGQCQNCRQIISGNHPDILLVEPEGKQSLGIDQVRPLKEELAKSPVQSSRRFFIIDQAEKLTLPAANALLNLLEEPVAPVVTILITNNRDQILPTVRSRTQTVVFPAGNQADGRSDFLLKNGFSPEDISGLDDPAKLDQTSRYFYQECLEKNPLSLVSAHQLAAAASSKLDQDYVLLQLKQLAQKDLPEHPQVSARMLKYLVDVDRMRYSNVSFRNLLDYLALQWKR
- a CDS encoding type II toxin-antitoxin system HicA family toxin, producing MPFTGKDMLKLLLEHGWIERRVAGSHHHLYKDGVRITVPVHGNQDLGNGLERKILKEAGLIKNKS
- a CDS encoding cyclic-di-AMP receptor; the encoded protein is MKLVIAIVQKEDAKKLQRAFIENNIRETRLATTGGFLSQGNTTFLIGIDDEHVKTVLRIIKQESKAREEYMNPNMVPTGFDMNSQPVKITVGGATCFVVPIDEFKRF
- the tmk gene encoding dTMP kinase, which gives rise to MKSFFISFEGPDGAGKSTVVAQVVRELAPRLKTQYLVTREPGGSEIAEKIRQMILDPANSKMAAKTEALLYAASRSQHMAEVILPALAAGKMVFSDRFVDSSLAYQGVGRDLGIAQVKQINDFATSGVEPDLTLFLDVKPEVGLARINRLRPHAEDRLEQEKLTFHKKVYQGYQEICQANPQRIKIVDASRNFTQVVADCIKIIENSLPIDFIKD
- the rimI gene encoding ribosomal protein S18-alanine N-acetyltransferase yields the protein MQGLFHPEKKQVRPTFAPVATIVQGQTLQVMQAGSEDIPALLALEQKVYHGPLPWDASSFKTELRKKNTVYLVVYHAENLVAFIGMRFAPVECHITNFAVDPSWQSHGLGTYLLQLMLNWAKNNDSKYVSLNVRSDNLGAQRLYRTFGFTITNVQENYYQDTHTAGLRMVMRLKPDLAGKGKRSFE
- the rsmI gene encoding 16S rRNA (cytidine(1402)-2'-O)-methyltransferase codes for the protein MQRQSSYAKDEGKLYLVPTPIGNLEDITIRAKKVLQQADYIAAEDTRTSGILLEKIGVHNRMLSFHKYNSKERAPELIKLMQDGAVIAEISDAGMPVISDPGYILVQECIKHDIPVVPLPGPSAFATALIASGFDAQPFTYYGFLPRKKTEQVPYFAEMNKAHATSIFYEAPHRLSKTLQNLASVLPADRPIVAARELTKIHEEFVRGTVQEVAEYFAENAPRGEFVILVSPSTEEPEQLSWKELIKLVDAQVAAGSSKKDAVKNVAKEHRVSKNELYDKYHEQ
- a CDS encoding folate family ECF transporter S component, with amino-acid sequence MISKKWLKIDLQGLVLLGLVVAIKVILGKIAFGTATVRLSLGFVGSVMLGYFFGPVWGSVGGGVSDLVSSALFGNSGGFFLGFTLSAMVGPLIYGLFFFDRQVKLWRVIAATLLVTIVVNIGLNTLWVHLLYGMEFKAALIQRLPKETITPWLQIFASYFVLTALSRVKIKK
- the tsaD gene encoding tRNA (adenosine(37)-N6)-threonylcarbamoyltransferase complex transferase subunit TsaD, with translation MSEKKDIRILAYESSCDETSTAVVKNGREVESLIVATQIKSHQRFGGVVPEVASRHHIEVISQITKEALREADASWQDIDAIAVTYGPGLVGALLIGVSAAKAASMATGLPLIGVDHIMGHIMAAQLKDEIVYPALALQASGGHTEIVLLKDPLHFEIVGDTRDDAAGEAYDKIGRVLGVNYPAGKTIDEWAHQGKDTFNFPRAMMEDDDYDFSFSGLKSAFINTYHHAEQIHQELNKYDLAASFQAAVIDVLAHKTIRAIKEYQPKTFIMGGGVAANLGLRERMNQELAALPAAIRPKVILPDLKLCGDNAAMIGAAAYNLYNAGKFADLTLNADPSLELPYAKSMLK
- a CDS encoding acyl-[acyl-carrier-protein] thioesterase, which gives rise to MQYSEKHQVEYDECDENKNLRLASLIDLMMQVSEHQLWHGDASTKSLNERGLGWVVTQYHFEINRLPRVTEKVVLTTEAKGYNRFFEYRDFSIDDQAGNKLITVKSEWVLFDLKKRKMVATDEKMMNELHIPLLPKLPHFPRLRQQAEYEKKRQYRVRYDDLDTNHHLTNSHYFNWFLDMLDREFLRQHVVSKIEIKFNQEVRYGQEPYSCVTVKENDAETKSYHAIEDDEGKARALCELTWREI